In Phaeobacter inhibens DSM 16374, the following proteins share a genomic window:
- a CDS encoding beta-ketoacyl-[acyl-carrier-protein] synthase family protein, whose translation MNRVVITGMGTINALGHTVSETMTSMAEGRCGIGELEFQDVDRLSIRIGGQVRGFEAEGRFNRQQMSLYDRFTQFTLTAAKEAIDQSGLEFHGELSQKSGVVLGTAGGGVSTWDDNYRSVYEAGKNRVHPFVVPKLMNNAAASHVSMEHNLKGPSFTVSTACASSNHAMAQAFQMVRSGMAPVMITGGSESMLCFGGVKAWEGLRVMSRDACRPFSANRNGMVQGEGAGVFVFEDYEHARARGADIICEVIGFAMSSDAADIVMPSKQGAARAIAGALHDAKLNPEDVGYVNAHGTGTAANDKTECAAVADVFGPHADNLMISSTKSMHGHLIGGTGAVELLACIMALRDGVVAPTIGYEEPDPECALDVVPNEARQADVTVALSNAFAFGGLNAVLALRKI comes from the coding sequence ATGAACCGGGTTGTCATCACCGGGATGGGGACGATCAACGCGCTTGGACACACTGTGTCCGAGACGATGACCTCAATGGCCGAGGGGCGCTGCGGCATTGGCGAACTTGAGTTTCAAGATGTCGATCGTCTGTCCATCCGAATTGGGGGTCAGGTGCGCGGGTTTGAGGCGGAGGGTCGCTTTAACCGCCAGCAGATGAGCCTTTATGACCGGTTTACCCAGTTCACGTTGACAGCCGCCAAAGAGGCGATAGACCAATCCGGTCTGGAGTTTCATGGCGAGCTGTCGCAGAAATCCGGCGTGGTACTTGGCACGGCCGGCGGCGGCGTATCGACTTGGGACGATAACTATCGTTCGGTCTATGAGGCGGGGAAGAACCGTGTCCATCCCTTCGTCGTTCCAAAGTTGATGAACAACGCCGCAGCCAGTCACGTCTCCATGGAACACAATCTGAAGGGGCCAAGTTTCACGGTGTCCACCGCCTGTGCCTCCTCCAATCATGCGATGGCACAGGCGTTTCAGATGGTCCGCTCCGGGATGGCGCCGGTGATGATCACAGGCGGGTCGGAGTCGATGCTGTGCTTTGGCGGGGTGAAGGCCTGGGAGGGGTTGCGGGTAATGTCACGCGATGCCTGCCGTCCCTTCAGCGCCAATCGTAATGGGATGGTGCAGGGCGAAGGCGCCGGCGTGTTTGTCTTCGAAGACTACGAGCACGCCCGCGCCCGCGGTGCCGATATCATTTGCGAGGTCATTGGCTTTGCGATGTCATCGGATGCCGCCGATATCGTGATGCCCAGCAAACAAGGCGCAGCGCGGGCCATTGCTGGCGCCTTGCACGATGCGAAGCTGAACCCGGAGGATGTCGGCTATGTCAACGCCCATGGCACAGGGACTGCCGCCAACGACAAAACCGAATGTGCCGCGGTGGCTGATGTCTTTGGCCCGCACGCTGATAATCTGATGATATCTTCCACCAAGTCCATGCACGGCCACCTGATTGGCGGCACAGGCGCGGTGGAGCTGCTGGCCTGCATCATGGCTCTGCGCGACGGAGTTGTGGCGCCCACCATCGGTTATGAGGAACCCGATCCCGAATGCGCGCTCGATGTGGTGCCGAATGAGGCGCGACAGGCCGATGTGACTGTCGCCCTCAGCAATGCCTTTGCCTTCGGTGGGTTGAACGCGGTGCTGGCCCTGCGAAAGATCTGA
- a CDS encoding invasion associated locus B family protein: MIKSLTPMTLAALMALPLPVMAQDTAGAAETEESQPAAEATTEAPKADDVLDLGQPVQDGPQLGQRYSKETHGDWDLACVKTEEESDPCSLLQIMTDTSGNPMAEFSMFRINQEGSQAVAGATVIVPLETLLPAALTISIDGAPGKRYNYSFCNPMGCVAQIGLTETDISAFKKGKKATLSLRPAPAPDQVINMELSLSGFTAGYNVVDVVKQ; this comes from the coding sequence ATGATCAAGTCCCTGACCCCGATGACCCTGGCCGCGCTGATGGCGCTGCCGCTGCCCGTGATGGCGCAGGACACCGCTGGGGCGGCCGAGACCGAAGAGAGCCAGCCCGCCGCAGAGGCCACGACGGAGGCCCCGAAGGCCGATGACGTCTTGGATCTAGGCCAGCCCGTGCAGGACGGCCCGCAATTGGGCCAGCGCTATTCCAAAGAAACTCACGGCGACTGGGATCTGGCCTGCGTCAAGACCGAAGAAGAAAGCGACCCCTGCTCACTGCTGCAGATCATGACCGATACGTCCGGGAACCCGATGGCAGAGTTTTCGATGTTCCGGATCAATCAGGAAGGCAGCCAGGCAGTTGCCGGCGCCACGGTCATTGTTCCGCTGGAAACGCTGCTGCCCGCAGCACTGACCATCTCCATTGATGGCGCACCGGGCAAGCGGTATAATTACTCGTTCTGCAACCCGATGGGTTGTGTGGCGCAGATCGGCCTTACCGAGACCGACATCTCAGCCTTCAAAAAAGGCAAGAAAGCCACATTGAGTCTGCGCCCGGCACCCGCCCCTGATCAGGTGATCAATATGGAGCTGTCGCTGAGTGGCTTTACCGCCGGCTATAACGTTGTGGATGTGGTGAAACAGTAA
- a CDS encoding helicase HerA-like domain-containing protein, translating into MQDKLFIGGGGENYADPQALTLKYANRHGLIAGATGTGKTVTLQILAESFSNAGVPVILSDVKGDLSGLAKSGSATHKLHDAFTSRADKIGFSDYSYHACPVTFWDLYGQQGHPVRTTVAEMGPLLLARLLELSEAQEGILNIAFRLADEEGLALLDLKDLQALLVWVGENRAQLSLRYGNVSTASIGAIQRRLLVLENQGGAQLFGEPALDLADLMRCTADGQGMVNILAADKLMAAPGLYATFLLWLLSELFEELPEVGDPDKPKLVFFFDEAHLLFDDAPKALIDKVEQVARLIRSKGVGIYFITQNPADVPEDILGQLGNRIQHALRAFTARDRRNLRMAAETYRENPRFSTEEAIREVGVGEAVTSMLQKKGIPGVVERTLIRPPSSQLGPITAAERAAFLQTSDMAGKYDQTQDRRSAYEILAERAAKAAAEAEVAEEAAEIAPEPMAREYNAGRRYSGSRVSRSSSRRMKPRDSFASAMSEAVIKELKGTTGRRLVRGILGGLFKGR; encoded by the coding sequence ATGCAGGACAAGTTATTTATCGGGGGCGGTGGTGAAAACTATGCGGATCCGCAGGCGCTCACGCTCAAATACGCCAATCGTCATGGGTTGATCGCAGGCGCAACCGGCACCGGCAAGACCGTTACCCTGCAGATCCTGGCAGAGAGTTTTTCCAATGCGGGCGTTCCGGTGATCTTGTCAGATGTGAAGGGCGATCTTTCCGGGCTCGCGAAATCCGGCAGCGCCACGCACAAGCTGCACGACGCCTTTACCAGCCGGGCCGACAAAATCGGATTTAGCGACTATAGCTACCATGCCTGTCCGGTCACCTTCTGGGATCTCTACGGCCAACAGGGCCATCCGGTACGCACCACTGTCGCCGAGATGGGGCCGCTGCTGCTTGCGCGATTGTTGGAGCTGAGCGAGGCACAGGAGGGCATTCTGAACATCGCGTTCCGTCTCGCGGATGAGGAGGGGCTGGCGCTGCTGGATCTGAAGGATCTACAGGCGCTGCTGGTCTGGGTGGGGGAAAACCGCGCGCAGCTATCGCTGCGCTACGGCAATGTCTCTACCGCCTCAATCGGGGCAATCCAGCGCCGATTGCTGGTGCTGGAAAACCAGGGCGGCGCGCAGCTCTTTGGGGAACCTGCGCTGGACCTTGCCGATCTGATGCGCTGCACGGCGGATGGGCAGGGCATGGTCAATATCCTCGCTGCGGACAAGCTGATGGCTGCACCGGGATTATATGCAACATTCCTGCTCTGGCTGCTCAGCGAGCTGTTCGAAGAACTGCCGGAGGTGGGCGACCCTGACAAACCGAAGTTGGTCTTTTTCTTCGACGAGGCGCATCTGCTGTTTGATGATGCCCCCAAGGCGCTCATAGACAAGGTGGAACAGGTGGCGCGTCTGATCCGTTCCAAAGGGGTCGGGATCTATTTTATCACCCAGAACCCGGCTGACGTGCCGGAAGACATCCTTGGCCAGCTTGGCAACCGCATCCAGCACGCACTGCGAGCGTTCACCGCGCGCGACCGCAGGAACCTGCGCATGGCGGCGGAGACCTATCGAGAGAACCCGCGGTTTTCGACTGAAGAGGCCATCCGCGAGGTTGGCGTTGGCGAGGCGGTCACCTCTATGCTGCAAAAGAAGGGCATCCCCGGTGTTGTAGAACGCACGCTGATCCGCCCACCCAGTTCCCAACTGGGGCCGATCACCGCCGCCGAGCGTGCGGCGTTCTTGCAGACCTCAGATATGGCGGGAAAATACGATCAGACCCAGGACCGACGCTCCGCTTATGAGATTCTGGCGGAACGCGCTGCCAAAGCCGCTGCTGAGGCTGAGGTCGCAGAGGAAGCGGCCGAAATCGCACCGGAACCCATGGCGCGTGAGTATAACGCCGGGCGACGTTATTCCGGGAGCCGGGTCAGCCGTTCGTCATCACGGCGAATGAAACCGCGCGACAGCTTTGCCTCCGCCATGTCCGAAGCGGTGATCAAGGAGCTGAAGGGCACAACCGGACGTCGGCTTGTTCGTGGCATTCTCGGGGGGCTGTTCAAGGGGCGCTAA
- a CDS encoding branched-chain amino acid ABC transporter permease: MSETVKTSLLFLFVGVLILLEGSTNFLFFSGSWNSALVILNMGLVSAIMAIGVNLQWGFAGLFNVGIMGFVALGGLAVVLVSTAPTPGAWSQGGVGIIMALAMGAMTLVAAVATMRMVPAGKLRIAVLLAVLILGFVVYRAIFDPAVAGVEAINPALEGNLGGLGLPVLLAWPAGGLLAAGVAWLIGKTALGLRSDYLAIATLGIAEIIISVLKNEDWLSRGVKNVVGLPRPLPYEVDLQNDAAFAAKAADYGLDPVLASTLYVKLGYSLLFTVVLLALLWMAQMALKSPWGRMMHAIRDNEVAAEAMGKDVTRRHLQIFILGSAICGIAGAMMTTLDSQLTPGTYNPLRFTFLIWVMVIVGGSGNNFGAVLGGLLIWFLWIKVEPMGILLIETLTAGMADTNALKVHLLESASHMRLLTMGLILLLVLRFSPRGLIPER, translated from the coding sequence ATGAGCGAGACAGTCAAAACATCCCTGCTGTTTCTGTTTGTTGGCGTGCTGATCCTGCTTGAAGGCAGCACCAATTTCCTCTTCTTCTCCGGGTCCTGGAACTCGGCTCTGGTGATCCTGAATATGGGATTGGTGTCGGCCATCATGGCGATTGGCGTCAATCTTCAGTGGGGCTTTGCCGGTTTGTTCAATGTCGGCATCATGGGCTTTGTCGCCTTGGGTGGTCTGGCCGTCGTACTGGTGTCCACCGCGCCAACACCGGGCGCGTGGAGCCAGGGCGGTGTCGGGATCATCATGGCTCTGGCCATGGGGGCGATGACGCTGGTTGCGGCCGTTGCAACCATGCGGATGGTGCCTGCCGGTAAGCTGCGTATTGCGGTGCTGCTGGCGGTGCTGATCCTGGGCTTCGTGGTTTACCGGGCGATTTTTGACCCGGCGGTGGCCGGCGTCGAGGCAATCAACCCCGCACTTGAAGGCAACCTTGGCGGGCTTGGCCTGCCGGTGCTGCTGGCCTGGCCTGCAGGCGGTCTGCTGGCGGCAGGTGTTGCTTGGCTGATCGGCAAAACGGCGCTGGGTCTGCGGTCCGATTATCTGGCGATTGCGACGCTTGGCATTGCCGAGATCATCATCTCGGTTCTGAAGAATGAGGACTGGTTGTCGCGCGGCGTGAAGAACGTCGTCGGCCTGCCCCGGCCCCTGCCCTATGAGGTTGATCTGCAGAACGATGCCGCGTTTGCCGCCAAGGCAGCGGACTATGGTCTGGATCCGGTTCTGGCCTCCACGCTCTATGTGAAGCTGGGCTATTCGCTGTTGTTCACCGTTGTGTTGCTGGCGCTGCTGTGGATGGCGCAGATGGCATTGAAAAGCCCTTGGGGCCGTATGATGCATGCAATCCGTGACAATGAGGTGGCGGCCGAGGCGATGGGCAAGGATGTGACCCGCCGCCATCTGCAGATCTTCATCCTTGGCTCTGCGATCTGTGGCATAGCCGGGGCGATGATGACCACGCTGGACAGCCAGCTGACACCGGGCACCTATAACCCCTTGCGTTTCACCTTTCTGATCTGGGTGATGGTGATTGTCGGCGGGTCCGGCAACAACTTTGGCGCGGTGCTGGGTGGTTTGCTGATCTGGTTCCTGTGGATCAAGGTGGAGCCGATGGGCATTCTGCTGATCGAAACGCTGACCGCAGGCATGGCGGACACCAACGCGCTCAAGGTTCATCTGTTGGAAAGTGCGTCGCATATGCGTTTGCTGACCATGGGTCTGATCCTGCTGCTGGTGTTGCGCTTCAGCCCCCGTGGCCTGATCCCGGAACGGTAA
- a CDS encoding branched-chain amino acid ABC transporter permease, translated as MDFLNALVALTNFVGVPAIAYGSQLALGALGVTLIYSVLRFSNFAHGDTMAFGTMITILVTWWFQSMGISFGPLPTALLALPIGIAGCMLLMLITDRTVYRFYRAQKAKPVIFVMVSLGVMFMMNGLVRFIIGPGDQRFADGERFIISARDFKALTGLREGLAIKTTQGITVITAVVVVALLFWFLNKTRTGKSMRAYSDNEDLALLSGINPERVVMYTWLIVATLATIAGVLYGLDKSFKPFTYFQLLLPIFAAAIVGGLGSPVGAIAGGFIIAFSEVTITYAWKKVLTYVVPETMKPDGLVQLLSTDYKFAVSFAILVVVLLFKPTGLFKGKVV; from the coding sequence ATGGACTTCCTCAACGCCCTTGTGGCGCTTACCAATTTTGTCGGGGTTCCGGCAATCGCTTATGGCAGTCAACTGGCGCTTGGTGCGCTTGGCGTGACGCTGATTTATTCGGTGCTGCGGTTTTCGAACTTTGCCCATGGCGACACCATGGCCTTTGGTACCATGATCACCATTCTCGTGACCTGGTGGTTCCAGTCGATGGGCATCAGCTTTGGCCCCCTGCCGACTGCGCTGCTGGCGCTGCCTATCGGTATTGCGGGCTGTATGCTGTTGATGCTGATTACGGATCGTACCGTTTATCGGTTCTACCGCGCGCAAAAGGCCAAGCCGGTGATTTTTGTCATGGTCTCGCTTGGGGTGATGTTCATGATGAACGGCCTTGTGCGATTTATCATCGGGCCGGGTGACCAGCGGTTTGCTGACGGCGAGAGGTTCATCATTTCCGCGCGGGATTTCAAGGCGTTGACCGGCCTGCGCGAAGGTCTGGCGATCAAGACCACGCAGGGGATCACCGTGATCACTGCGGTTGTGGTTGTGGCACTGCTGTTCTGGTTCCTGAACAAGACCCGCACCGGCAAATCCATGCGCGCCTATTCAGACAACGAAGATCTGGCGCTGCTCTCGGGTATCAACCCGGAGCGGGTGGTGATGTACACGTGGTTGATCGTTGCGACCCTCGCGACCATTGCCGGTGTCCTGTATGGTTTGGATAAGTCTTTCAAACCCTTCACCTATTTTCAGTTGCTGCTGCCGATCTTTGCCGCCGCCATCGTTGGCGGTCTGGGCAGCCCGGTGGGTGCCATTGCGGGTGGCTTCATCATCGCATTCTCCGAGGTGACGATCACCTATGCGTGGAAAAAGGTGCTGACCTATGTTGTGCCTGAAACGATGAAACCGGATGGCCTCGTCCAGCTTCTGAGCACGGATTACAAATTCGCCGTGTCCTTTGCGATCCTTGTGGTCGTGCTTCTGTTCAAGCCCACGGGCCTTTTCAAAGGAAAAGTGGTATGA
- a CDS encoding ABC transporter ATP-binding protein: protein MSDNPYQNDHGNRDASITNAHGAGTMQPAHSKSGPTTKVDGGPFLIGDTMTGGYGKGPDILHDCTIAVDKGEIAVIVGPNGAGKSTAMKAVFGMLDVRSGAVRLDGEDITQLTPQDRVVKGMGFVPQTSNIFTSMTVEENLEMGAFIRTDDFSDTMEQVYELFPILREKRNQPAGELSGGQRQQVAVGRALMTKPKVLMLDEPTAGVSPIVMDELFDRIIEVARTGLPILMVEQNAKQALEIADKGYVLVQGRNAYTGTGQELLADPEVRKSFLGG, encoded by the coding sequence ATGAGCGATAACCCCTACCAGAATGATCACGGCAATCGCGACGCCTCGATCACCAACGCGCATGGAGCTGGGACGATGCAACCAGCGCATAGCAAAAGTGGGCCAACAACGAAGGTCGATGGCGGACCGTTCCTGATTGGCGACACCATGACCGGCGGCTACGGCAAGGGTCCGGACATTCTGCATGATTGTACGATTGCCGTCGACAAGGGGGAGATTGCGGTGATCGTTGGTCCCAACGGTGCCGGCAAATCCACCGCGATGAAAGCTGTCTTTGGCATGCTGGATGTCCGCTCTGGTGCTGTGCGCCTGGACGGTGAGGATATCACCCAGCTTACTCCGCAGGACCGCGTGGTGAAGGGCATGGGATTTGTACCCCAGACCAGCAATATCTTCACCTCAATGACGGTGGAAGAGAACCTGGAAATGGGCGCGTTTATCCGCACCGATGATTTCTCTGACACGATGGAGCAGGTCTATGAGCTGTTTCCGATCCTGCGTGAGAAACGCAACCAGCCCGCTGGTGAGCTGTCCGGCGGGCAGCGCCAACAGGTGGCCGTGGGCCGCGCGCTGATGACCAAGCCGAAGGTGCTGATGCTGGATGAGCCGACGGCGGGCGTCTCCCCCATCGTGATGGATGAGCTGTTCGACCGCATCATCGAGGTTGCCCGTACCGGGCTGCCGATCCTGATGGTCGAACAGAACGCCAAACAAGCGCTTGAGATCGCGGACAAAGGCTATGTGCTGGTACAGGGGCGCAATGCCTATACCGGCACCGGTCAGGAACTGCTCGCAGATCCCGAAGTACGCAAATCCTTCTTGGGGGGCTAA
- a CDS encoding ABC transporter ATP-binding protein encodes MIVVEDLHKHFGGFHAVDGASLEIAKGSITGLIGPNGAGKTTLFNVIAGVLPPTSGRVTMDGEDITGLPPHELFHKGLLRTFQIAHEFASMTCRENLMMVPGSQSGESLWNTWFGRKRIADEERALRAKADEVLEFLTISHIADLKAGQVSGGQKKLLELGRTMMVDAKIVFLDEVGAGVNRTLLYTIADAIKRLNEERGYTFVVIEHDMEFIGRLCDPVICMAEGKKLAQGTLGEIKANEQVIEAYLGTGLKNKDKLEAGA; translated from the coding sequence ATGATCGTCGTCGAGGACTTGCACAAGCACTTCGGCGGGTTCCACGCGGTTGATGGCGCATCGCTGGAAATCGCTAAGGGCTCCATAACCGGTTTGATCGGGCCAAACGGCGCGGGAAAGACCACTCTTTTCAACGTAATTGCGGGCGTTCTACCCCCTACCTCGGGGCGGGTAACCATGGATGGTGAGGATATCACCGGACTGCCGCCGCATGAGTTGTTTCACAAGGGATTGCTGCGCACCTTCCAGATCGCGCATGAATTTGCGTCGATGACTTGCCGCGAAAACCTGATGATGGTTCCGGGAAGCCAATCGGGCGAAAGCCTGTGGAACACTTGGTTCGGGCGCAAACGCATCGCTGATGAGGAACGCGCGCTGCGGGCCAAGGCCGATGAGGTGCTGGAATTCCTGACCATCAGCCATATCGCAGATCTGAAGGCCGGACAGGTTTCTGGTGGCCAGAAGAAGCTGCTGGAGCTGGGCCGGACCATGATGGTCGATGCCAAGATCGTGTTTCTGGATGAGGTCGGCGCCGGCGTGAACCGCACGCTGCTGTATACGATTGCCGACGCGATCAAGCGCCTCAACGAGGAGCGCGGCTATACCTTTGTTGTGATCGAACACGACATGGAGTTCATCGGCCGCCTCTGCGATCCGGTCATCTGCATGGCCGAAGGCAAGAAGCTGGCACAGGGCACATTGGGCGAGATCAAGGCCAATGAACAGGTGATCGAAGCCTACCTCGGCACCGGTCTGAAAAACAAAGACAAACTGGAGGCGGGCGCATGA
- a CDS encoding ABC transporter substrate-binding protein gives MKKLMMATAAAALTAGTAFAGGHAKEVKLGVLLGFTGPIESLAPAMGAGAELAMEEVTKSGKLLDSATVTPVRADTGCIDNGLSTANGEKLIADGVNGIIGGDCSGVTGAILQNVAIPNGMVMISPSATSPGLSSMEDNDLFFRTSPSDAREGQVMAEVLKERGINSIALTYTNNDYGKGLADAIKSSFEEVGGEVTIVTAHEDGKGDYSAEVAALASAGGDILVVAGYLDQGGLGIIQASLDSGAYDTFGLPGGMIGDSLPKNIGSDLDGSFGQIAGSDSEGAAIYAELAKAAGFDGTSAYSPESYDAAALFMLAMQAANSKDPADYGSKILEVANAPGEKINPGELGKALEILANGGDIDYEGATGVELIGPGESAGSYREIEVKDGANATVKFR, from the coding sequence ATGAAAAAACTGATGATGGCCACAGCCGCCGCCGCCCTGACTGCTGGCACCGCATTTGCAGGTGGCCACGCCAAGGAAGTGAAACTGGGCGTGCTTCTCGGCTTTACCGGCCCGATTGAATCGCTGGCCCCTGCCATGGGTGCGGGCGCCGAACTGGCGATGGAAGAGGTCACCAAATCTGGCAAGCTGCTTGACTCCGCCACTGTCACCCCTGTGCGCGCGGACACCGGCTGCATCGACAATGGTCTGTCCACCGCGAATGGCGAAAAACTGATCGCTGACGGCGTGAACGGCATCATCGGCGGTGACTGCTCCGGTGTGACCGGCGCGATCCTGCAGAACGTTGCCATTCCGAACGGCATGGTGATGATCTCGCCCTCCGCCACCTCGCCGGGCCTGTCCTCGATGGAAGACAATGACCTGTTCTTCCGCACATCGCCGTCTGACGCCCGCGAAGGCCAGGTCATGGCAGAAGTGCTGAAAGAGCGTGGCATCAACTCCATCGCGCTGACCTACACCAACAACGACTACGGTAAGGGTCTGGCCGACGCGATCAAATCGTCCTTTGAGGAAGTCGGCGGCGAAGTCACCATCGTGACTGCGCATGAGGATGGCAAAGGCGACTATTCTGCAGAAGTTGCGGCGCTGGCATCCGCCGGTGGCGATATTCTGGTTGTGGCCGGCTATCTGGACCAGGGCGGTCTGGGCATCATTCAGGCCTCGCTGGACTCCGGCGCGTATGACACCTTCGGTCTGCCCGGCGGTATGATCGGTGACTCCCTGCCCAAGAACATCGGGTCGGACCTTGATGGCTCCTTTGGCCAGATCGCAGGCTCCGACAGCGAAGGCGCTGCCATCTATGCTGAACTGGCAAAAGCCGCAGGTTTTGACGGCACCTCCGCCTATTCGCCGGAAAGCTATGATGCGGCGGCACTCTTCATGCTGGCCATGCAGGCCGCGAACTCCAAAGATCCGGCCGACTATGGCTCCAAGATCCTTGAAGTGGCGAACGCACCGGGTGAGAAAATCAACCCCGGTGAGCTGGGCAAGGCGCTTGAGATCCTCGCGAACGGTGGCGACATCGACTATGAAGGTGCCACCGGCGTGGAGCTGATCGGCCCCGGTGAGAGCGCAGGCTCCTATCGTGAGATCGAAGTCAAGGACGGTGCCAACGCCACCGTGAAATTCCGCTGA
- a CDS encoding PQQ-dependent sugar dehydrogenase, whose translation MSWLAKFTSGAALLLTLATGASAEALTSSQGALRIEKMAQGLDIPWGFDFLPDGSVLITERTGNLLLLRDGHLTRIKGTPKVGDQGQGGLLDVMVPRTFAKTRRIYLTYAKRVGRGSATAVATGQLARRNTQLQGLRDIFVAAPAVSSGRHFGSRLAEGPDGHIYVTLGDRGDRQSAQVLASHQGSILRLTPEGSAPRSNPLTKRRGAQPEIWSYGHRNPQGLTFAADGSLWSVEHGARGGDEVNRIEKGANYGWPIISYGRHYSGLTIGEGTEKPGLKQPQYYWDPSIAPSNLLVYSGKMWPDWRGDIFVGSLKFDYIARLSGSPLKEVEQVKGEQTGRIRDLREAPDGSIWFASETDGAIYRLSR comes from the coding sequence ATGTCGTGGCTTGCCAAGTTCACCTCTGGCGCGGCACTGCTACTGACGCTCGCGACAGGGGCATCAGCGGAGGCGCTGACCAGCAGTCAGGGCGCGCTGCGCATCGAGAAAATGGCGCAGGGGCTGGATATTCCCTGGGGCTTCGACTTTCTCCCCGATGGTTCGGTGCTGATCACAGAGCGGACCGGCAACCTCCTCCTCCTGCGCGACGGCCACCTGACGCGGATCAAGGGAACGCCGAAGGTGGGCGATCAGGGGCAGGGTGGTTTGCTTGACGTAATGGTACCCAGAACCTTCGCCAAAACCCGGCGGATATACCTAACCTATGCAAAACGGGTTGGACGCGGTTCTGCAACTGCCGTCGCCACCGGCCAACTGGCCCGGCGCAACACTCAATTGCAGGGGCTGCGGGATATCTTTGTTGCCGCGCCAGCCGTCAGCAGCGGCCGCCATTTTGGATCGCGACTGGCCGAGGGGCCCGATGGCCATATCTATGTCACGCTTGGGGATCGCGGCGACCGTCAATCAGCGCAGGTTTTGGCATCGCATCAGGGCAGCATTCTACGGCTAACGCCCGAAGGCTCCGCACCACGCAGCAATCCCCTGACCAAACGCCGCGGCGCCCAGCCCGAGATCTGGTCTTATGGGCACCGCAATCCGCAGGGGTTGACCTTTGCCGCCGATGGCAGCCTTTGGTCGGTCGAACACGGCGCCCGTGGCGGAGATGAGGTCAACCGCATCGAAAAGGGAGCCAACTATGGCTGGCCGATCATCTCTTACGGGCGGCATTATTCCGGGCTGACAATTGGCGAAGGCACCGAAAAACCGGGCCTGAAACAGCCCCAGTACTATTGGGATCCCTCGATCGCGCCCTCCAATCTGCTGGTCTACTCAGGCAAGATGTGGCCCGACTGGCGTGGCGACATCTTCGTCGGTTCGCTAAAATTCGACTACATCGCGCGCCTGTCGGGCTCCCCGCTGAAAGAAGTGGAGCAAGTCAAAGGCGAGCAAACCGGCCGTATCCGCGACCTGCGCGAGGCCCCGGATGGCAGTATCTGGTTTGCCTCGGAAACCGATGGCGCAATTTACCGACTGTCACGCTGA
- a CDS encoding GlxA family transcriptional regulator has protein sequence MRTQSKPTTSPATGPQIRRYAFVLLDSFSMLSFASALECLRIANRMMGREVYTWTLLAEGGRTVSCSAGTSFQVDDDLVELQRDDTILLCSGISVQDATTKKLLSWLRREARKGLKIGGLCTASYSLARAGLLDGKRATIHWENADSFNEEFDEVELTKSVFVIDGNRMSTAGGTSSIDLMLKLIASDHGEDIANSVADQLIYSSIRTDQDTQRLSIPTRIGVRHPKLSMVIQMMEANIEEPISPSILAQNVGMSTRQLERLFRRYLNRSPKRYYMELRLQKARNLLMQTDMSVINVALACGFASPSHFSKCYRAHYDTTPYRERGSKSAPPAV, from the coding sequence ATGCGGACGCAAAGCAAGCCCACGACAAGCCCGGCCACTGGCCCCCAAATTCGACGTTATGCCTTTGTTTTGCTGGATAGTTTTTCCATGCTGTCGTTTGCCTCTGCGCTGGAATGCCTGCGGATTGCGAACCGGATGATGGGGCGCGAGGTGTACACCTGGACATTGCTTGCTGAGGGTGGTCGTACGGTGAGTTGTTCGGCAGGAACATCCTTTCAGGTTGATGATGATCTGGTGGAGTTGCAGCGCGATGACACAATTCTGTTGTGTTCCGGCATTTCGGTGCAGGACGCCACCACGAAAAAGCTTCTGTCCTGGCTGCGCCGCGAGGCCCGCAAGGGGCTGAAGATCGGGGGCTTGTGCACCGCCTCCTATTCGCTGGCGCGCGCGGGATTGCTGGATGGCAAACGGGCGACGATTCACTGGGAAAACGCTGATAGTTTCAATGAGGAATTCGACGAGGTTGAGCTTACCAAGTCGGTGTTTGTCATCGATGGCAACCGGATGTCGACGGCGGGCGGGACCTCCTCCATTGACCTGATGCTGAAGCTGATCGCCAGCGATCATGGTGAGGATATCGCCAATTCCGTCGCCGACCAGCTGATCTATTCGTCGATTCGCACCGACCAGGACACTCAGCGCCTGTCGATTCCCACGCGGATCGGCGTGCGGCACCCCAAACTCTCCATGGTGATTCAGATGATGGAGGCCAATATCGAAGAGCCGATTAGCCCATCGATCCTGGCGCAGAACGTGGGCATGTCGACCCGACAGCTTGAGCGGCTGTTCCGCCGCTACCTGAACCGCTCGCCAAAGCGGTACTACATGGAGCTGCGGTTGCAGAAGGCACGTAACCTGTTGATGCAGACCGATATGAGCGTGATCAACGTGGCACTTGCCTGTGGGTTCGCGTCGCCGTCGCATTTCTCAAAATGCTATCGCGCCCACTATGACACCACGCCATACCGTGAGCGGGGCAGCAAGTCGGCACCGCCCGCGGTGTGA